The genomic window AGCACCGGTCGGGTCGGTGATCGACACGATGGTGTTGTTGAAGGTGCTCTTGATGTGCGCCTGCCCGTGGGCGACGTTCTTGCGTTCTTTGCGCCGGACCTTCTTTACAGCGGCCCCTGCGCGTGCCTTCGGTGGCATAAGTCAGTGCGCTCCTATTACTTCCGGCCGGGCTTCTTCTTACCGGCGACCGTACGCTTCGGGCCCTTACGGGTACGAGCGTTGGTACGGGTCCGCTGGCCCCGGACGGGCAGACCCTTGCGGTGACGGATACCGGCGTAGCAGCCGATCTCGACCTTGCGGCGGATATCCGCAGCGACCTCGCGGCGCAGGTCGCCTTCAACCTTGAAGTTGGACTCAATGTATTCCCGGAGCTGAACCAGCTCCTCGTCTGTGAGGTCCTTGGCGCGCTTGTTCAGGTCAATAGCGGTAGCGGTCAGTGCCTCAACGGCACGGGTACGGCCAATGCCGTAAACGTAAGTGAGCGCGATCTCCATCCGCTTTTCGCGGGGAAGATCGACGCCGACGAGACGAGCCATTTCTGGGCGTACTCCTCGTTGTTCTCGCGGAGGTCTGCGCCCGTCCCATCCCACCTGCCCCGGTGGGCCCCGGCCTCCGACCGGGGGTACAGCCATGTTCGACCACGACTGGGACGAGCTATTTCATTGGTGCGGATCTTGCCGGGGTTATCAGCCCTGGCGCTGCTTGTGACGCGGGTCGGTGGAGCAGATGATCATGACCCGGCCGTGCCGCCGGATGACCCGGCAGTTGTTGCAGATCCGCTTGACGCTCGGCTTGACCTTCACGGGTTTGCCTTAACTCTCAGTCAGACGGGATTGGAAACTCCCCGCGACCCGAATGAACTCGCTTCGAGTTGGACTCGGGCCAGCGGGCCCTCCCCCATCCGGAAGAAAGTTCACTTGTAGCGGTAGACGATTCGCCCACGGGTCAGGTCGTACGGCGAAAGCTCGACGACGACCCTGTCCTCGGGAAGGATGCGGATGTAGTGCTGGCGCATCTTCCCGGAGATGTGTGCCAGGACCTTGTGACCATTAGCAAGCTCAACGCGGAACATTGCGTTCGGCAGTGGCTCGATCACTCGGCCTTCGATCTCGATGGCTCCGTCTTTTTTGGGCATGTCCTCCGCTACCTGACATCGGGTTCTGGGGCAGGCTGACGCAACGTCGATTCCGGGTCGGAAGACCCGAAAACAGCCGCGCCTCCCTCGGTCCTCGAAGCGCTTGAGGACACGAAAGAAGGGACGCTACGCGCCAGCGAGCCAGTCTACGCGCCCGTAACAGTGACGCCAAACCGAGGGTTCCGTAACCCGCTGTCGGGCGTGTTCACTGATGGACATCTCGACCATATCGGTCCTAGTGGCCGCGATTACCCCGGTCTCGGAAGTGCGCCA from Actinoplanes derwentensis includes these protein-coding regions:
- the infA gene encoding translation initiation factor IF-1 — its product is MPKKDGAIEIEGRVIEPLPNAMFRVELANGHKVLAHISGKMRQHYIRILPEDRVVVELSPYDLTRGRIVYRYK
- the rpsM gene encoding 30S ribosomal protein S13, with the protein product MARLVGVDLPREKRMEIALTYVYGIGRTRAVEALTATAIDLNKRAKDLTDEELVQLREYIESNFKVEGDLRREVAADIRRKVEIGCYAGIRHRKGLPVRGQRTRTNARTRKGPKRTVAGKKKPGRK
- the rpmJ gene encoding 50S ribosomal protein L36, whose amino-acid sequence is MKVKPSVKRICNNCRVIRRHGRVMIICSTDPRHKQRQG